A window of Pseudanabaena sp. BC1403 contains these coding sequences:
- the tsf gene encoding translation elongation factor Ts, producing MADITTQQIQELRARTGAGIKDCKAALVDSSGDFTKATEYLRQKGLASAVKKAAREASEGIVHSYIHFGSRIGVLVEVNCETDFVARREELKELADSVAKQIAACPNVEYVSVADIPAAFVESEKQIEAGKEDLASKPAAIREKIVLGRIEKRLKELCLLDQPYIKDQSITVDELVKLTATKLSENVKVRRFVRFVVGE from the coding sequence ATGGCAGACATTACAACCCAACAAATTCAAGAGCTACGTGCGAGAACTGGTGCAGGTATCAAAGACTGTAAAGCAGCGCTCGTTGACTCCAGCGGTGATTTTACCAAGGCAACAGAATACCTAAGACAAAAGGGGCTTGCCTCTGCTGTTAAAAAAGCAGCCCGTGAAGCATCTGAAGGAATCGTCCATAGTTATATTCACTTTGGTAGCCGCATTGGCGTGCTAGTCGAAGTTAACTGCGAAACTGATTTCGTGGCTCGTCGTGAAGAACTCAAAGAACTAGCTGATAGCGTAGCCAAGCAAATTGCTGCTTGCCCTAACGTGGAATATGTCAGTGTTGCCGATATTCCTGCTGCTTTTGTAGAAAGTGAAAAGCAAATCGAAGCTGGCAAAGAAGATTTAGCTAGCAAGCCTGCTGCTATCCGCGAGAAGATTGTGCTTGGTCGCATCGAAAAGCGCTTGAAAGAATTGTGCTTACTAGATCAGCCTTACATCAAAGATCAAAGCATCACCGTTGATGAATTGGTTAAACTAACTGCGACTAAGCTTAGCGAAAATGTTAAAGTTCGTCGCTTTGTCCGCTTTGTTGTTGGTGAATAA
- the csaB gene encoding polysaccharide pyruvyl transferase CsaB, whose protein sequence is MRRAVLCGYYGMGNGGDEALLATLLQMLPNDVQPLVLSASPRATENLHQVEASDRYSVFALINELRRSDLFVWGGGSLMQDATSARNPIYYGGIMGLAQGMGLQTIAWAQGVGPLKRKLSKWIARRAFQGCSSVSVRDRQSAQLLADWQIKSVVAPDPVWALDATPINMYRDLSNPRVAVVLRSHPALTSCRLATITEALQKLQKQTNAEILLIPFQPSQDKAIAQAICDSLNEKMPNHSQIIIQKDPRRLKGIFNGIDLTIAMRLHGLIMAAAEGSNCSAISYDPKVSYLMEDLGISGWELEDLPDDAQLLTDAWVDHLEHQNQTLSDRVLQLKQQALIHQKILG, encoded by the coding sequence ATGCGACGTGCGGTTTTATGTGGATATTACGGAATGGGGAATGGTGGTGATGAGGCGCTACTTGCCACTTTGCTGCAAATGCTCCCCAATGATGTCCAACCGCTTGTATTGTCTGCTAGTCCTAGAGCCACCGAAAATTTGCATCAGGTCGAAGCTAGCGATCGCTACTCAGTATTTGCATTGATCAATGAACTAAGGCGATCGGATTTATTTGTTTGGGGCGGTGGTAGCTTGATGCAAGATGCCACTAGTGCCAGAAATCCGATTTATTATGGTGGCATCATGGGCTTAGCGCAGGGGATGGGCTTGCAAACGATCGCTTGGGCGCAAGGGGTGGGACCACTGAAGCGCAAGTTGAGTAAATGGATCGCTAGACGCGCTTTTCAGGGATGTTCATCGGTGTCAGTGCGCGATCGCCAATCGGCACAATTATTGGCAGACTGGCAAATTAAGAGTGTGGTCGCCCCTGATCCTGTATGGGCTTTGGATGCAACTCCAATTAATATGTATCGTGATTTATCAAACCCTCGTGTTGCTGTGGTTTTGCGATCGCATCCTGCGCTAACTTCCTGTCGCCTTGCGACAATCACTGAAGCTTTGCAGAAGTTGCAGAAACAAACCAATGCTGAAATTTTATTGATCCCATTTCAGCCATCTCAAGATAAGGCGATCGCCCAAGCAATTTGTGATTCTCTTAATGAAAAGATGCCAAACCACAGTCAAATCATCATTCAAAAAGATCCACGTCGCCTTAAGGGGATTTTCAATGGTATAGATCTGACGATCGCGATGCGGCTACATGGATTAATTATGGCGGCGGCTGAAGGCAGTAATTGTTCAGCAATTAGTTACGATCCGAAAGTTTCTTATCTCATGGAAGATTTAGGAATCTCTGGTTGGGAATTAGAGGATTTACCCGACGATGCGCAGTTACTTACGGATGCTTGGGTTGATCACCTCGAACATCAAAATCAAACTTTAAGCGATCGGGTACTGCAACTCAAACAACAAGCTTTGATTCATCAAAAAATATTAGGTTAG